From Rissa tridactyla isolate bRisTri1 chromosome 7, bRisTri1.patW.cur.20221130, whole genome shotgun sequence, a single genomic window includes:
- the LOC128913061 gene encoding serine/threonine-protein kinase 36-like isoform X3, with amino-acid sequence MEKYHVLEMIGEGSFGRVYKGRRKHSAQVVVVTDYAEGELFQILEDDGSLPEDQVQTIAAQLVSALYYLHSHRILHRDMKPQNILLGKDGVVKLCDFGFARAMSIHTMVLTSIKGTPLYMSPELVEERPYDHTADLWSVGCILYELFMGTPPFYTSSIFQLVSLIVKDPVKWPKAISPVFKSFLQGLLMKDPCQRLSWPELLSHPFIAGRVTVIDDTEEHGISNPFTTKLSPELQALKEQQAHSLAPRGGQSRILRKARQKMAEEAQKKGQLKAGDASMKNSGKRCPGHGPRASLKKAALMEGEPPAASKEKNPSVLQGKSSTAEWDLKEPPPSPREHSITQDYEREFPGAGASPQPGAVRAEPWSRRSIETVDLESEELESDEEWQHLIEATEPSTMQLSTPLSLLRDPAFRHRVQARLRDSAQQVLEGMLEGASRLRPVLRVVGNLLATRCDSELLDYFCQELNVPLSLLCLAKQILESGSTKQQPWCITVLTDLLMVTTVYFSSECSLEESGQNDSLQAFRESASCFLALLPELLAEPADSEMRLCQQSLLCFTLLCESLDATCPSVSAPFYASLREERQPLLSRLLQGSISEQPALRGAAMEAKSSHDRSPSAADLFTAALAAACSIPLERNGCREAKQQVAREVAEKLMEGESQHLGRLLGRLEHPSCSLNVLKILYAGCHASLSLCQHLGRSQQLWGSLMQLSKGKVPMAEVTKGAACEASLYLLALLTLQLQGSPPRLEEVVTLAMDLITQSPVVSLVGAAAFLLTQLSQHGVTLELGGEEILPVVTNMLTAPAELQLPLPMGAGLYDGIFFLLLKLLAQEDVAVEQGFAASELWNVVWHCVAVVLRAGNHRVVLEGDPPGADHPTAEPDWNLLSPQGTLLFLSLALFVFTRESHQCLPQLAQSHGVLMVTLKRLLSPGFLACLAQTQAGEDGDPELVPAVVIQACQLLCFPFALDVDGDTLALVMEAVRDAQIPAQLLQVCSHHLPFSYTELPMSLLCHLVVSDEQVIDQMVRAATASERIITFLTSALFSDSLTLTTDLLSLLTHVARACPEHLPFLQRILRGSDVADQPLTCLLGHRQHMIRAKTCNLLGNLLRHSHDFPQVLQSQPALLESLLGCLADREESVRRAASFAVGNAAYHESFPAGTLGRAVPRLTRLLRDAQARTCCNAASALGNLGRRSAELGDLLIESRAPHVLLEVACWDPRESVREGALVALRALSQHPGIQQVLLSLRATERLATLASGDSQPAAGGSPRPPSARHCEKLLRLLAPLCSTGGNGAGNAPRPPDPGKPVAPR; translated from the exons ATGGAGAAGTATCATGTCCTGGAAATGATCGGCGAAGGTTCCTTTGGGCGTGTGTACAAGGGGCGCCGGAAACACAGCGCCCAG gtTGTGGTGGTGACTGACTACGCAGAGGGGGAGCTCTTCCAGATCCTGGAGGATGATGGGAGTTTGCCCGAGGACCAG GTCCAGACCATAGCTGCCCAACTGGTCTCTGCTCTCTATTACCTGCACTCCCACCGCATCCTGCACCGCGACATGAAACCCCAGAACATCCTGCTGGGCAAAGACGGCGTCGTCAAACTCTGTGACTtcgg GTTTGCCCGTGCCATGAGCATCCACACCATGGTGCTGACCTCCATCAAGGGCACCCCACTGTACATGTCCCCTGAGCTGGTGGAGGAGCGGCCATATGACCACACAGCAGACCTGTGGTCCGTGGGCTGTATCCTGTACGAGCTGTTCATGGGCACTCCTCCCTTCTACACCAGCAGCATCTTCCAGCTTGTCAGCCTCATCGTCAAAGACCCCGTCAAATGGCCCAAGGCCATAAGCCCAGTCTTCAAG AGCTTCCTGCAGGGACTACTAATGAAGGACCCCTGCCAGCGCCTGTCATGGCCAGAGCTGCTCTCTCACCCCTTCATTGCTGGACGGGTTACTG tgaTTGATGACACGGAAGAGCATGGGATCTCAAACCCCTTCACCACcaagctgtccccagagctgcaggcCCTGAAGGAGCAGCAAGCCCATTCCCTGGCCCCCAGGGGCGGCCAGTCCAGGATCCTGAGAAAGGCCCGTCAGAAGATGGCTGAGGAGGCACAGAAAAAG GGGCAACTGAAAGCAGGTGATGCATCTATGAAGAACTCTGGCAAAAGATGCCCAGGGCATGGACCCAGAGCATCTCTAAAGAAGGCAGCCCTTATGGAGGGGGAGCCACCTGCTGCCTCCAAAGAGAAGAACCCCAGTGTCCTGCAAGGAAAGAGCAGCACGGCAGAGTGGGATTTGAAGGAGCCTCCACCCAGCCCACG GGAGCACAGCATCACTCAAGACTATGAGCGGGAGTTTCCTGGAGCAGGGGCCTCCCCGCAGCCTGGTGCTGTCAGGGCAGAGCCCTGGAGCAGGCGCAGCATTGAGACCGTGGACCTGGAGAGTGAG GAGCTGGAGAGCGATGAGGAGTGGCAGCACCTGATTGAGGCCACTGAGCCTTCAACCATGCAGCTGAGCACGCCACTGAGCCTCCTGAGGGACCCAGCCTTCCGGCACCGTGTCCAGGCCCGCCTGAGAGACTCTGCTCAGCAG gtgctggaagggatgctggagggagCCTCCCGTCTCCGTCCCGTGCTCCGCGTTGTGGGCAACCTCCTGGCTACCCGGTGTGACTCTGAGCTGCTGGACTACTTCTGCCAAGAGCTGAATGTgcctctgtccctgctgtgtctAGCCAAGCAGATCCTGGAGAGTGGTAGCACCAAGCAG cagccctggtgTATCACGGTGCTGACAGACCTCCTCATGGTGACCACAGTTTATTTCAGCAGTGAatgcagcctggaggagagtgggCAAAATGACAG cctgcAGGCCTTCCGGGAGAGTGCCAGCTGCTTCCTAGCCCTGCTGCCGGAGCTGCTGGCTGAGCCAGCTGACAGCGAGATGAGACTCTGCCAGCAAAGCCTCCTG TGCTTCACCCTGCTTTGTGAGAGCCTGGATGCGACGTGCCCCTCTGTCTCTGCCCCCTTCTATGCCAGCCTGCGAGAGGAGCGTCAGCCCCTGCTAAGCAGACTCCTCCAGGGATCCATCTCAGAGCAGCCTGCTCTGCGAG GTGCAGCGATGGAGGCCAAGTCATCCCATGATCGGAGCCCAAGTGCAGCAGACCTCTTCACAGCTGCattggctgctgcctgcagcatcccCCTGGAGAGGAACGGCTGTCGGGAAGCCAAGCAGCAG GTCGCTCGGGAGGTAGCTGAAAAGCTTATGGAGGGAGAGAGCCAGCATcttgggaggctgctggggaggctggagcaCCCAAGCTGCTCCTTGAACGTGCTCAAG aTCCTCTATGCTGGCTGCCATGCCAGCCTGAGCCTGTGTCAGCACCTGGGAAGGAGCCAGCAACTGTGGGGTTCCCTCATGCAGCTCTCAAAGGGCAAG GTCCCCATGGCGGAGGTGACCAAGGGCGCAGCCTGTGAGGCCTCTCTGTACCTGTTGGCCCTGCTCACCCTGCAGCTCCAGGGCTCCCCTCCCAG GCTTGAGGAGGTGGTTACCCTGGCCATGGATCTCATCACCCAGTCTCCTGTCGTCTCCCTTGTG ggtGCTGCAGCATTCCTCCTGACACAGCTCAGTCAGCATGGGGTGACCTTGGAGCTCGGGGGGGAAGAGATCCTACCGGTGGTGACAAACATGCTGACAGCACCTGCTGAG CTGCAGCTCCCCCTGCCAATGGGTGCTGGTCTCTATGATGGgatctttttcctcctgctgaagCTGCTTGCCCAG GAGGATGTGGCTGTGGAGCAGGGCTTTGCTGCCTCAGAGCTGTGGAACGTGGTGTGGCATTGTGTTGCTGTGGTGCTTCGTGCGGGCAACCACAGGGTAGTGCTGGAGGGAGACCCCCCAGGGGCAGACCACCCCACAGCAGAGCCGGACTGGAACCTCCTCTCCCCTCAAG GCACCCTGCTCTTCCTCAGCCTGGCCCTCTTCGTCTTCACTCGTGAGTCCCACCAGTGCCTGCCTCAGCTTGCCCAGTCCCATGGTGTCCTTATGGTGACACTGAAGAGGCTGCTGTCCCCTGGCTTCCTGGCATGCCTGGCACAGAC GCAAGCAGGAGAGGATGGGGACCCTGAGCTTGTCCCAGCTGTGGTGATCCAGGCCTGCCAGCTCCTCTGTTTCCCTTTTGCCCTGGATGTGGATGGGGATACCTTAGCATTGGTCATGGAGGCTGTGAGAGACGCCCAGATacctgcccagctgctgcag GTCTGCTCTCACCATCTGCCCTTCTCGTACACCGAGCTCCCCATGAGCCTCTTGTGCCACCTTGTTGTGTCTGACGAGCAGGTCATAGATCAAATGGTGAGGGCAGCCACTGCCTCAGAGCGCATCATCACCTTCTTGACGTCTGCCTTATTTTCAGACAGCCTCACGCTCACAACCGACCTCCTGTCTCTCTTGACCCATGTGGCCCGGGCCTGTCCGGAGCACCTGCCCTTTCTCCAGAGGATCCTGAGAGGCTCAGATGTGGCTGACCAGCCACTGACCTGCCTACTTGGCCACCGGCAACACATGATACGGGCCAAAACCTGCAACctgctgggcaacctgctccgACACAGCCACGACTTTCCCCAGGTGCTGCAGAGCCAGCCGGCCTTGCTGGAGAGCCTGCTGGGCTGCCTGGCGGACCGGGAGGAGAGCGTGCGGAGAGCAGCCAGCTTCGCGGTGGGCAACGCTGCCTACCACGAGTCCTTCCCGGCGGGGACCCTGGGCAGGGCCGTGCCCAGGCTGACAAGGCTGTTGAGGGACGCACAGGCCAGGACGTGCTGCAACGCGGCCTcggccctgggcaacctgggccggcgCTCGGCGGAGCTGGGGGACCTGCTGATCGAGAGCAGGGCCCCCCACGTCCTGCTGGAGGTGGCCTGCTGGGACCCCCGGGAGAGCGTGCGTGAGGGAGCCCTGGTGGCGCTGCGGGCCCTCAGCCAGCACCCTGGGATACAGCAG gtcctgctgtccctcagaGCCACTGAGAGGCTGGCCACGCTGGCCAGCGGTGACTCACAGCCTGCTGCCGGTGGCAGTCCCCGGCCACCTTCTGCCCGGCACTGCGAGAAGCTCCTCCGTCTCCTCGCACCCCTGTGCAGCACTGGTGGGAATGGTGCTGGAAACGCCCCCAGACCCCCAGATCCCGGCAAGCCTGTGGCCCCGCGCTGA
- the LOC128913061 gene encoding serine/threonine-protein kinase 36-like isoform X5 codes for MAQGHKPSLQVIDDTEEHGISNPFTTKLSPELQALKEQQAHSLAPRGGQSRILRKARQKMAEEAQKKGQLKAGDASMKNSGKRCPGHGPRASLKKAALMEGEPPAASKEKNPSVLQGKSSTAEWDLKEPPPSPREHSITQDYEREFPGAGASPQPGAVRAEPWSRRSIETVDLESEELESDEEWQHLIEATEPSTMQLSTPLSLLRDPAFRHRVQARLRDSAQQVLEGMLEGASRLRPVLRVVGNLLATRCDSELLDYFCQELNVPLSLLCLAKQILESGSTKQQPWCITVLTDLLMVTTVYFSSECSLEESGQNDSLQAFRESASCFLALLPELLAEPADSEMRLCQQSLLCFTLLCESLDATCPSVSAPFYASLREERQPLLSRLLQGSISEQPALRGAAMEAKSSHDRSPSAADLFTAALAAACSIPLERNGCREAKQQVAREVAEKLMEGESQHLGRLLGRLEHPSCSLNVLKILYAGCHASLSLCQHLGRSQQLWGSLMQLSKGKVPMAEVTKGAACEASLYLLALLTLQLQGSPPRLEEVVTLAMDLITQSPVVSLVGAAAFLLTQLSQHGVTLELGGEEILPVVTNMLTAPAELQLPLPMGAGLYDGIFFLLLKLLAQEDVAVEQGFAASELWNVVWHCVAVVLRAGNHRVVLEGDPPGADHPTAEPDWNLLSPQGTLLFLSLALFVFTRESHQCLPQLAQSHGVLMVTLKRLLSPGFLACLAQTQAGEDGDPELVPAVVIQACQLLCFPFALDVDGDTLALVMEAVRDAQIPAQLLQVCSHHLPFSYTELPMSLLCHLVVSDEQVIDQMVRAATASERIITFLTSALFSDSLTLTTDLLSLLTHVARACPEHLPFLQRILRGSDVADQPLTCLLGHRQHMIRAKTCNLLGNLLRHSHDFPQVLQSQPALLESLLGCLADREESVRRAASFAVGNAAYHESFPAGTLGRAVPRLTRLLRDAQARTCCNAASALGNLGRRSAELGDLLIESRAPHVLLEVACWDPRESVREGALVALRALSQHPGIQQVLLSLRATERLATLASGDSQPAAGGSPRPPSARHCEKLLRLLAPLCSTGGNGAGNAPRPPDPGKPVAPR; via the exons ATGGCCCAAGGCCATAAGCCCAGTCTTCAAG tgaTTGATGACACGGAAGAGCATGGGATCTCAAACCCCTTCACCACcaagctgtccccagagctgcaggcCCTGAAGGAGCAGCAAGCCCATTCCCTGGCCCCCAGGGGCGGCCAGTCCAGGATCCTGAGAAAGGCCCGTCAGAAGATGGCTGAGGAGGCACAGAAAAAG GGGCAACTGAAAGCAGGTGATGCATCTATGAAGAACTCTGGCAAAAGATGCCCAGGGCATGGACCCAGAGCATCTCTAAAGAAGGCAGCCCTTATGGAGGGGGAGCCACCTGCTGCCTCCAAAGAGAAGAACCCCAGTGTCCTGCAAGGAAAGAGCAGCACGGCAGAGTGGGATTTGAAGGAGCCTCCACCCAGCCCACG GGAGCACAGCATCACTCAAGACTATGAGCGGGAGTTTCCTGGAGCAGGGGCCTCCCCGCAGCCTGGTGCTGTCAGGGCAGAGCCCTGGAGCAGGCGCAGCATTGAGACCGTGGACCTGGAGAGTGAG GAGCTGGAGAGCGATGAGGAGTGGCAGCACCTGATTGAGGCCACTGAGCCTTCAACCATGCAGCTGAGCACGCCACTGAGCCTCCTGAGGGACCCAGCCTTCCGGCACCGTGTCCAGGCCCGCCTGAGAGACTCTGCTCAGCAG gtgctggaagggatgctggagggagCCTCCCGTCTCCGTCCCGTGCTCCGCGTTGTGGGCAACCTCCTGGCTACCCGGTGTGACTCTGAGCTGCTGGACTACTTCTGCCAAGAGCTGAATGTgcctctgtccctgctgtgtctAGCCAAGCAGATCCTGGAGAGTGGTAGCACCAAGCAG cagccctggtgTATCACGGTGCTGACAGACCTCCTCATGGTGACCACAGTTTATTTCAGCAGTGAatgcagcctggaggagagtgggCAAAATGACAG cctgcAGGCCTTCCGGGAGAGTGCCAGCTGCTTCCTAGCCCTGCTGCCGGAGCTGCTGGCTGAGCCAGCTGACAGCGAGATGAGACTCTGCCAGCAAAGCCTCCTG TGCTTCACCCTGCTTTGTGAGAGCCTGGATGCGACGTGCCCCTCTGTCTCTGCCCCCTTCTATGCCAGCCTGCGAGAGGAGCGTCAGCCCCTGCTAAGCAGACTCCTCCAGGGATCCATCTCAGAGCAGCCTGCTCTGCGAG GTGCAGCGATGGAGGCCAAGTCATCCCATGATCGGAGCCCAAGTGCAGCAGACCTCTTCACAGCTGCattggctgctgcctgcagcatcccCCTGGAGAGGAACGGCTGTCGGGAAGCCAAGCAGCAG GTCGCTCGGGAGGTAGCTGAAAAGCTTATGGAGGGAGAGAGCCAGCATcttgggaggctgctggggaggctggagcaCCCAAGCTGCTCCTTGAACGTGCTCAAG aTCCTCTATGCTGGCTGCCATGCCAGCCTGAGCCTGTGTCAGCACCTGGGAAGGAGCCAGCAACTGTGGGGTTCCCTCATGCAGCTCTCAAAGGGCAAG GTCCCCATGGCGGAGGTGACCAAGGGCGCAGCCTGTGAGGCCTCTCTGTACCTGTTGGCCCTGCTCACCCTGCAGCTCCAGGGCTCCCCTCCCAG GCTTGAGGAGGTGGTTACCCTGGCCATGGATCTCATCACCCAGTCTCCTGTCGTCTCCCTTGTG ggtGCTGCAGCATTCCTCCTGACACAGCTCAGTCAGCATGGGGTGACCTTGGAGCTCGGGGGGGAAGAGATCCTACCGGTGGTGACAAACATGCTGACAGCACCTGCTGAG CTGCAGCTCCCCCTGCCAATGGGTGCTGGTCTCTATGATGGgatctttttcctcctgctgaagCTGCTTGCCCAG GAGGATGTGGCTGTGGAGCAGGGCTTTGCTGCCTCAGAGCTGTGGAACGTGGTGTGGCATTGTGTTGCTGTGGTGCTTCGTGCGGGCAACCACAGGGTAGTGCTGGAGGGAGACCCCCCAGGGGCAGACCACCCCACAGCAGAGCCGGACTGGAACCTCCTCTCCCCTCAAG GCACCCTGCTCTTCCTCAGCCTGGCCCTCTTCGTCTTCACTCGTGAGTCCCACCAGTGCCTGCCTCAGCTTGCCCAGTCCCATGGTGTCCTTATGGTGACACTGAAGAGGCTGCTGTCCCCTGGCTTCCTGGCATGCCTGGCACAGAC GCAAGCAGGAGAGGATGGGGACCCTGAGCTTGTCCCAGCTGTGGTGATCCAGGCCTGCCAGCTCCTCTGTTTCCCTTTTGCCCTGGATGTGGATGGGGATACCTTAGCATTGGTCATGGAGGCTGTGAGAGACGCCCAGATacctgcccagctgctgcag GTCTGCTCTCACCATCTGCCCTTCTCGTACACCGAGCTCCCCATGAGCCTCTTGTGCCACCTTGTTGTGTCTGACGAGCAGGTCATAGATCAAATGGTGAGGGCAGCCACTGCCTCAGAGCGCATCATCACCTTCTTGACGTCTGCCTTATTTTCAGACAGCCTCACGCTCACAACCGACCTCCTGTCTCTCTTGACCCATGTGGCCCGGGCCTGTCCGGAGCACCTGCCCTTTCTCCAGAGGATCCTGAGAGGCTCAGATGTGGCTGACCAGCCACTGACCTGCCTACTTGGCCACCGGCAACACATGATACGGGCCAAAACCTGCAACctgctgggcaacctgctccgACACAGCCACGACTTTCCCCAGGTGCTGCAGAGCCAGCCGGCCTTGCTGGAGAGCCTGCTGGGCTGCCTGGCGGACCGGGAGGAGAGCGTGCGGAGAGCAGCCAGCTTCGCGGTGGGCAACGCTGCCTACCACGAGTCCTTCCCGGCGGGGACCCTGGGCAGGGCCGTGCCCAGGCTGACAAGGCTGTTGAGGGACGCACAGGCCAGGACGTGCTGCAACGCGGCCTcggccctgggcaacctgggccggcgCTCGGCGGAGCTGGGGGACCTGCTGATCGAGAGCAGGGCCCCCCACGTCCTGCTGGAGGTGGCCTGCTGGGACCCCCGGGAGAGCGTGCGTGAGGGAGCCCTGGTGGCGCTGCGGGCCCTCAGCCAGCACCCTGGGATACAGCAG gtcctgctgtccctcagaGCCACTGAGAGGCTGGCCACGCTGGCCAGCGGTGACTCACAGCCTGCTGCCGGTGGCAGTCCCCGGCCACCTTCTGCCCGGCACTGCGAGAAGCTCCTCCGTCTCCTCGCACCCCTGTGCAGCACTGGTGGGAATGGTGCTGGAAACGCCCCCAGACCCCCAGATCCCGGCAAGCCTGTGGCCCCGCGCTGA